The Comamonas sp. GB3 AK4-5 genome includes a region encoding these proteins:
- a CDS encoding translocation/assembly module TamB domain-containing protein, whose translation MADPTVTESTLSSAPAGAPSPAPAPSSAPARRRWLRWLLASAAALLLAVSALLGGAWWWMGQSDSLATTLERVAGWLPEGQHLEARDVQGTLRNGGHIGWLRWASPTMQVEVEEAKIEWLLRPLLAGELRLGLVHIASLRLRSTPDPTDSTPLQPLESLKLPLRIDLPFQVDQLVWQGTPDVQASTLQGHYRYTGGHHQLAINQLQWAEGRYAAQLKLQGAAPMELEANLRGAVKTELPDQDMQLHTLATVHINGTLAGADARLQLQAQAYAKDLVQSDSLAELSLPSAQDTEDIADSQTLRAQVKATVRPWQAQPLEAAQAQLSQVDVSMFWPAGPHTLLSGEVQAGPVDGGWKLRADLRNAIPGPWDLQSLPVHQIEADVRQDGHQWTVEEAQINLGTGHLSVQGNYDSDSQAVQGAVMLHQVSPAALWSTLDPTPLKGQLTAQTAAPAGPQAADPSAAGQTASVQFTLDLATTSGPATGRVGRTAQAASALRIDTVRAQGNWKAPLLSLHDVHLQALKAQLDSKALSFNTETLALHTPGINAQVPGVQLTLSGGISPDEGNGQATLQLASAPQLLAWLQQLPGMGNDLKGAQLQGTANAQLQWKGGWGKLQQRLQNPAAPIAASGLRLVAQLRSDGLSWTPAGAQAGSTRITQLALELQGSPEQMQASLRSQLQLGTQRMAVDTQLQAGLLTQRGAAALDWQARVERLQAQWSPNAGDANTWKVELAEPLTVSQRSTGQTVRGQRIDTSAGQLRVTAPTGNAPAGVQWQPTLLRQSGNGSWQLQSQGKLQGIPLAWADAFSADPSKGPLATAGISGDLSLQGHWNIDTMARTPVTDVVLERASGDIRLAVVEEESHASVTVVRSQGVVTRRADGSVRPERVPGRGLRARIRNLRLQLQTEGQEVRAQFLWDTERAGQLSADLRTRLQHKAEGWSWPENAPLNGSAKAELPNIGIWAMFAPPGWRVTGSLQTDVRISGTRNAPHWDGNLGADQLSIVSLLDGLDLQDGRLRARLQGTRLDITELSLQGGKGSTARILGYSGNLTPAPQQGGQLSGSGYIAWDPKAPEGQSGMRMDLQLKAEKLQVLVRADRQLSTSGGMQAKLEQGQFVLRGDLTVDRAAILLPDESAPSLDKDVVVRSAAARKLEAERREAEAKQQAKQMAQQAQAEKGATPTTTRVPDILLKLDLGQDFALQGFGITTRLKGQLQVRGGNSLTAPPQITGEIHTEQGRYRAWGQSLDVETGLIRFNGPYDNPSLDITAIRPNITVRAGVRVTGSASAPRVTLFSDPEMSDAEKLSWIVMGRDTTNGGAEAALLQQAALALLSGGGTSENFAGRVGLDEIGFKGSADPNDANSGAALTVGKRLSKDLYVTYEQSLNGAMGTLYVLYDLSRRLTLRAQTGEQTAVDLIYTMRRD comes from the coding sequence ATGGCAGACCCTACAGTGACCGAATCCACTCTTTCCTCTGCGCCTGCGGGTGCCCCCTCTCCCGCCCCTGCGCCCTCTTCTGCACCTGCCCGCCGCCGCTGGCTGCGGTGGCTGCTGGCCAGTGCCGCGGCCCTGTTGCTGGCGGTGTCGGCCTTGCTCGGCGGCGCCTGGTGGTGGATGGGCCAAAGCGACTCCCTGGCCACCACCTTGGAACGCGTCGCCGGCTGGCTGCCGGAAGGCCAGCATCTGGAAGCCCGCGATGTGCAAGGCACGCTGCGCAACGGCGGCCATATAGGCTGGCTGCGCTGGGCCAGCCCCACCATGCAGGTGGAGGTGGAAGAGGCCAAGATCGAATGGCTGCTGCGCCCCCTGCTGGCCGGTGAGCTGCGCCTGGGCCTGGTCCACATTGCCAGCCTACGCCTTCGCAGCACACCCGACCCCACCGACAGCACGCCCCTGCAGCCTCTGGAATCGCTCAAGCTGCCGCTGCGCATAGACCTGCCTTTCCAAGTGGACCAACTGGTCTGGCAGGGCACGCCCGATGTGCAGGCCAGCACGCTGCAAGGCCATTACCGCTACACCGGCGGTCACCACCAACTGGCCATCAACCAGCTGCAATGGGCTGAAGGCCGCTATGCCGCCCAGCTCAAGCTGCAAGGCGCAGCCCCCATGGAGCTGGAAGCCAATCTGCGTGGTGCCGTGAAAACCGAGCTGCCCGACCAGGACATGCAGCTGCACACCCTGGCCACGGTACATATCAACGGCACCTTGGCCGGGGCCGATGCCCGCCTGCAGCTGCAGGCCCAGGCCTATGCCAAAGACCTGGTGCAATCGGACTCCCTGGCAGAGCTGTCTCTGCCCAGCGCCCAGGACACCGAAGACATTGCCGACAGCCAGACACTGCGCGCTCAGGTCAAGGCCACCGTGCGCCCCTGGCAAGCCCAGCCGCTGGAAGCCGCCCAGGCCCAGCTCAGCCAGGTGGATGTGTCCATGTTCTGGCCTGCGGGGCCCCACACCTTGCTCAGCGGTGAGGTGCAGGCCGGCCCGGTCGATGGTGGCTGGAAGCTGCGCGCCGATCTGCGCAACGCCATCCCCGGCCCCTGGGACCTGCAAAGCCTGCCGGTGCACCAGATTGAGGCCGATGTGCGCCAGGACGGCCACCAGTGGACCGTGGAAGAAGCCCAGATCAACCTGGGCACCGGCCACCTGAGCGTGCAGGGCAATTACGACAGCGACAGCCAGGCCGTGCAGGGCGCGGTCATGCTGCACCAGGTCAGCCCCGCCGCGCTGTGGAGCACGCTGGACCCCACGCCCCTCAAGGGCCAGCTCACCGCCCAGACCGCAGCCCCGGCCGGCCCCCAGGCGGCAGACCCATCGGCCGCAGGCCAGACCGCCAGCGTGCAATTCACCCTGGACCTGGCCACCACCAGCGGCCCGGCCACAGGCCGTGTGGGGCGCACCGCCCAGGCCGCATCGGCCCTGCGCATAGACACCGTGCGTGCCCAGGGCAACTGGAAAGCACCGCTGCTGTCACTGCACGATGTGCACCTGCAGGCCTTGAAGGCCCAACTGGACAGCAAGGCCCTGAGCTTCAACACCGAGACCCTGGCCCTGCACACCCCGGGCATCAACGCCCAGGTGCCCGGCGTGCAACTGACCTTGAGCGGCGGAATCAGCCCCGACGAAGGCAACGGCCAGGCCACGCTGCAACTGGCCTCCGCGCCCCAGCTGCTGGCATGGCTGCAACAACTGCCCGGCATGGGCAACGACCTGAAAGGCGCCCAGCTGCAAGGCACGGCCAACGCCCAGCTGCAATGGAAAGGCGGCTGGGGCAAGCTGCAGCAGCGGCTGCAAAACCCCGCTGCTCCCATTGCCGCTTCGGGCCTGCGCCTGGTGGCACAGCTGCGCAGCGATGGCCTGAGCTGGACGCCGGCAGGCGCCCAGGCTGGCAGCACACGCATCACCCAGCTGGCACTGGAGCTGCAAGGCAGCCCTGAGCAGATGCAGGCCAGCCTGCGCAGCCAGCTGCAGCTGGGCACGCAACGCATGGCCGTAGACACCCAACTCCAGGCTGGCCTGCTGACCCAGCGCGGCGCCGCAGCCCTGGACTGGCAGGCCCGTGTGGAACGCCTGCAGGCCCAGTGGAGCCCCAATGCCGGCGATGCCAACACCTGGAAGGTGGAACTGGCCGAGCCCCTGACGGTCAGCCAACGCAGCACCGGCCAGACCGTGCGCGGCCAGCGCATCGACACCAGCGCAGGCCAGCTGCGCGTAACCGCCCCCACGGGCAACGCCCCGGCCGGTGTGCAATGGCAGCCCACGTTGCTGCGCCAAAGCGGCAATGGCAGTTGGCAGCTGCAAAGCCAGGGCAAGCTGCAAGGCATCCCCCTGGCCTGGGCAGACGCCTTCAGCGCCGACCCCAGCAAGGGCCCGCTGGCAACCGCGGGCATCAGTGGCGACCTGAGCCTGCAAGGCCACTGGAACATCGACACCATGGCCCGTACGCCGGTGACCGACGTGGTGCTGGAACGCGCCAGCGGCGACATCCGCCTGGCCGTGGTGGAAGAGGAAAGCCACGCCAGCGTCACCGTAGTGCGCTCGCAAGGCGTGGTCACCCGCCGCGCCGATGGCAGCGTGCGCCCCGAGCGTGTGCCCGGCCGTGGGCTGCGCGCCCGCATCCGCAATCTGCGCCTGCAACTGCAGACCGAGGGCCAGGAAGTGCGCGCCCAGTTCCTGTGGGACACCGAGCGCGCCGGCCAGCTCAGCGCCGATCTGCGCACCCGCCTGCAGCACAAGGCCGAAGGCTGGAGCTGGCCGGAAAACGCCCCGCTCAATGGCAGCGCCAAGGCCGAGCTACCCAATATCGGCATCTGGGCCATGTTTGCTCCGCCAGGCTGGCGCGTGACCGGTAGCCTGCAGACCGATGTGCGCATCAGCGGCACGCGCAATGCCCCGCATTGGGATGGCAATCTGGGCGCCGATCAGCTCTCCATCGTCTCGCTGCTCGACGGCCTGGACCTGCAAGACGGCCGCCTGCGCGCCCGCCTGCAAGGCACACGCCTGGACATCACCGAGCTGTCCCTGCAAGGCGGCAAGGGCAGCACGGCCCGCATCCTGGGTTACAGCGGCAACCTCACGCCTGCCCCCCAGCAAGGCGGCCAACTGAGCGGCAGCGGCTACATCGCCTGGGATCCGAAGGCACCGGAAGGCCAGTCCGGCATGCGCATGGACCTGCAGCTCAAGGCCGAAAAACTGCAGGTGCTGGTGCGGGCCGACCGCCAGCTCAGCACCTCGGGCGGCATGCAGGCCAAGCTGGAACAAGGCCAGTTTGTGCTGCGCGGCGACCTCACCGTCGACCGGGCCGCCATCTTGCTGCCCGATGAATCCGCACCCTCGCTGGACAAGGATGTGGTGGTGCGCTCCGCCGCCGCCCGCAAGCTCGAAGCCGAACGCCGCGAAGCAGAGGCCAAGCAGCAAGCCAAACAAATGGCCCAGCAGGCCCAGGCCGAGAAAGGCGCCACGCCCACCACGACCCGCGTGCCGGACATTCTGCTCAAGCTGGATCTGGGCCAGGACTTTGCCCTGCAAGGCTTTGGCATCACCACCCGCCTCAAGGGCCAGCTGCAGGTGCGCGGCGGCAACAGCCTCACCGCACCGCCGCAGATCACCGGCGAGATCCACACCGAACAAGGCCGCTACCGTGCCTGGGGCCAGTCGCTGGACGTGGAAACCGGCCTGATCCGCTTCAACGGCCCCTACGACAACCCCTCGCTGGACATCACCGCCATCCGCCCCAACATCACCGTGCGCGCCGGCGTGCGCGTCACCGGCAGCGCCTCGGCGCCGCGAGTCACGCTGTTCTCCGACCCGGAAATGTCGGACGCCGAAAAGCTCTCCTGGATCGTCATGGGCCGCGACACCACCAATGGCGGTGCCGAGGCTGCGCTGCTGCAACAGGCCGCCCTGGCCCTGCTCAGCGGCGGCGGCACCAGCGAGAACTTTGCCGGCCGCGTGGGCCTGGATGAAATCGGCTTCAAGGGCTCTGCCGACCCCAACGACGCCAACTCCGGCGCCGCGCTGACGGTGGGCAAGCGCCTGTCCAAGGACTTGTACGTGACCTACGAGCAAAGCCTGAACGGCGCCATGGGCACGCTCTACGTGCTCTACGACCTCTCGCGCCGCCTCACGCTGCGCGCCCAGACCGGAGAGCAGACCGCGGTGGATTTGATCTACACCATGCGGAGGGATTGA
- a CDS encoding VWA domain-containing protein: MLIAFFYTLRAAKLPVSVKELLTLLEALQKGVVGPRSEDGWSLDDFYYLARTTLVKDEKHFDKFDRAFAAYFKGVEMLTDFTKELPAEWLRKMLERELTDEQKAAIQKMGWDELMETLQKRLEEQKGRHEGGNKWIGTGGTSPFGHGGYNPQGIRIGGPGKNRSAVKVWEQRAYRDYDDTQELGTRNIKVALRRLRKFARQGGELELDLPDTIRSTAANAGWLDIKMRPERHNNVKVLLLMDVGGTMDDHIQRVEELFSAVKSEFKHLEFYYFHNCVYDFMWKNNKRRFAEKFDTWDIIRKYNKDYKLIFVGDATMSPYEINQPGGSVEYHNEEAGAEWLQRLTHAFPHHAWVNPEPQGVWEYRQSIDLIRSLMGDRMYPLSLKGLEETMRLLSK; this comes from the coding sequence ATGCTGATCGCGTTTTTCTACACCCTGCGTGCGGCCAAGCTGCCGGTCTCCGTCAAGGAGCTGCTGACCCTGCTCGAAGCGCTGCAAAAAGGCGTGGTCGGCCCCCGCAGCGAAGACGGCTGGAGCCTGGACGATTTCTACTACCTGGCCCGCACCACCCTGGTCAAGGACGAGAAACACTTCGACAAATTCGACCGCGCTTTTGCCGCCTATTTCAAGGGCGTGGAAATGCTCACCGACTTCACCAAGGAGCTGCCGGCCGAATGGCTGCGCAAGATGCTGGAGCGTGAGCTGACGGACGAGCAAAAAGCCGCCATCCAGAAAATGGGCTGGGACGAGCTGATGGAGACGCTGCAAAAGCGCCTGGAAGAGCAAAAAGGCCGGCACGAAGGCGGCAACAAATGGATTGGCACCGGCGGCACCAGCCCCTTTGGCCACGGTGGCTACAACCCGCAGGGCATACGCATTGGCGGCCCCGGCAAGAACCGCAGCGCCGTCAAGGTGTGGGAGCAGCGCGCCTACCGCGACTACGACGACACGCAGGAGCTGGGCACGCGCAACATCAAGGTGGCGCTGCGCCGACTGCGCAAGTTCGCCCGCCAGGGCGGCGAGCTGGAGCTGGACCTGCCCGACACCATACGCAGCACGGCCGCCAACGCCGGCTGGCTGGACATCAAAATGCGGCCCGAGCGCCACAACAATGTGAAGGTGCTGCTGCTGATGGATGTGGGCGGCACCATGGACGATCACATCCAGCGCGTGGAAGAACTGTTCAGCGCGGTGAAGAGTGAGTTCAAGCACCTGGAGTTCTATTACTTCCACAACTGCGTCTATGACTTCATGTGGAAGAACAACAAACGCCGCTTTGCCGAGAAGTTCGACACCTGGGACATCATTCGCAAATACAACAAGGACTACAAGCTGATCTTTGTGGGCGACGCCACCATGAGCCCCTATGAGATCAACCAGCCCGGCGGCAGCGTGGAATACCACAACGAGGAAGCCGGAGCCGAGTGGCTGCAGCGCCTGACCCATGCCTTTCCCCACCATGCCTGGGTCAACCCCGAGCCCCAGGGCGTGTGGGAATACCGACAAAGCATTGACCTCATTCGCAGCCTAATGGGTGACAGGATGTACCCTTTGTCACTGAAGGGTTTGGAGGAAACGATGAGGCTGCTGTCAAAATAA
- a CDS encoding autotransporter assembly complex family protein, with translation MSKLFPASAPALGSAFLLSGSLMLSGCSILSKDRSVDAAAASVASGPPSFTVDVQAPSDVRKLLEKHLELQRFAQHPELRRREVLSLLNSADANIRDLIGTLGYFSPKISLKLEDTPGEDAKAPMAVTVLVDPGPATTVQSARIDFSGPTAGEEHSAWQREAVRRQWSLTQGDRFSQSAWAGAKSQGLRQLQAQRFPTAHITSSLADIDADTQLADLSIDYTPGPAYYFGPLQLSYSTRPSDEKPGAEPIPRYDPDGMRRIARLPVGKEYKQTSLLDAQQRLASSGYFDSVFLTLDTESAQPGDQEVHAPVLAQVREAQLQKWVFGVGASTDTGPRLSVDHIHNRVPGLGWRAVSKLQLDTKNPLLSTRLVDLPDDNGWAWFTSAKLERATLGDYKANSAQLRFGRIKNEDHIDRNYYLQYDFAKLQGLDAPPSSSSITANYGWTGRYFNNPTAPTSGFGFAWEAGAGTTLTPAREPFGRVSARWLTLVGLGDADQPGHRQSRLALRAAGGAILAKNDVDIPATQLFLTGGDTTVRGYRYQSIGVENDQGLLISGRYMVSGSVEWQRPITVAGNRSDWEHTVFLDTGSVSDKPNQLTFYTGVGTGIRWASPVGPVQADLAYGIKTQQFRLHLRMGFTF, from the coding sequence ATGTCCAAGCTTTTTCCAGCGTCCGCGCCGGCCCTAGGGTCGGCGTTTTTGTTAAGCGGCTCGCTGATGCTCAGCGGCTGCAGCATCTTGTCCAAAGACCGTTCCGTGGATGCTGCCGCCGCCTCTGTTGCATCAGGCCCTCCCAGCTTCACGGTCGACGTGCAAGCCCCGAGCGATGTGCGCAAGCTGCTGGAAAAACACCTGGAACTGCAGCGCTTTGCCCAACACCCGGAGCTGCGCCGCCGCGAGGTGCTGAGCCTGTTGAATTCCGCAGACGCCAACATCCGTGACCTGATCGGCACGCTGGGTTATTTCTCGCCCAAGATTTCGCTCAAGCTGGAAGACACGCCCGGAGAAGACGCCAAGGCCCCCATGGCCGTGACCGTGCTGGTAGACCCCGGCCCGGCCACCACCGTACAGAGCGCACGCATTGATTTCTCCGGCCCCACCGCCGGCGAAGAGCACAGCGCCTGGCAACGCGAGGCCGTGCGCCGCCAATGGAGTCTGACGCAGGGCGATCGTTTCTCGCAGTCTGCCTGGGCTGGCGCCAAGAGCCAGGGTCTGCGCCAGCTGCAGGCCCAGCGCTTTCCCACGGCCCACATCACCAGCAGCCTGGCCGACATCGATGCCGACACCCAGCTGGCCGACCTGTCCATTGACTACACCCCCGGCCCAGCCTATTACTTTGGCCCGCTGCAGCTGAGCTACAGCACCCGTCCCAGCGATGAGAAACCCGGCGCCGAGCCCATACCCCGCTACGACCCGGACGGCATGCGCCGCATTGCCCGCCTGCCCGTGGGCAAGGAGTACAAGCAGACCTCGCTGCTCGACGCCCAGCAGCGCCTGGCCAGCAGCGGCTACTTCGATTCGGTGTTCCTCACGCTGGACACCGAGAGCGCCCAACCCGGCGACCAAGAGGTCCACGCCCCGGTGCTGGCCCAGGTGCGCGAGGCCCAATTGCAGAAATGGGTGTTCGGTGTGGGCGCCAGCACCGACACCGGCCCGCGCCTGTCCGTAGACCATATCCACAACCGGGTGCCGGGGCTGGGCTGGCGCGCCGTGAGCAAGCTGCAGCTCGACACCAAGAACCCACTGCTGTCCACCCGCCTCGTGGACCTGCCCGACGACAACGGCTGGGCCTGGTTCACCAGCGCCAAGCTCGAGCGCGCCACCCTGGGCGACTACAAGGCCAATAGCGCCCAGCTGCGTTTTGGCCGCATCAAGAACGAAGACCACATCGACCGCAACTACTATCTGCAGTACGACTTTGCCAAGCTGCAAGGCCTGGATGCACCACCCAGCAGCTCCTCCATCACGGCCAACTACGGCTGGACGGGGCGCTACTTCAACAACCCCACCGCACCCACCAGCGGCTTTGGCTTTGCCTGGGAAGCGGGTGCGGGCACCACGCTGACACCGGCACGCGAGCCTTTTGGTCGGGTTTCGGCCCGTTGGCTGACCCTGGTCGGCCTGGGTGATGCCGACCAGCCCGGCCACCGCCAAAGCCGGCTGGCCCTGCGCGCGGCAGGCGGCGCCATCCTCGCCAAGAACGATGTGGACATTCCCGCCACCCAGCTCTTCCTTACCGGTGGTGACACCACGGTGCGCGGCTACCGCTACCAATCCATTGGCGTGGAGAATGACCAAGGCCTGCTCATCAGCGGCCGCTACATGGTGTCCGGCAGCGTGGAGTGGCAGCGCCCCATCACCGTGGCTGGCAACCGCTCCGACTGGGAGCACACCGTGTTCCTGGATACCGGCAGCGTCTCCGACAAACCCAATCAGCTCACGTTCTACACCGGCGTGGGCACCGGCATCCGCTGGGCCAGCCCGGTGGGCCCGGTGCAGGCCGACCTGGCCTACGGCATCAAAACCCAGCAATTCCGCCTGCATCTGCGCATGGGCTTCACGTTCTGA
- a CDS encoding AAA family ATPase: MKFQGTENYVAPQDLMLAVNAAIQLQRPLLVKGEPGTGKTMLAEEVADALKLPLLQWHIKSTTKAQQGLYEYDAVSRLRDSQLGDEKVKDIQNYIVKGVLWQAFTADQPVALLIDEIDKADIEFPNDLLRELDRMEFYCYETREMIRAKHRPVVFITSNNEKELPDAFLRRCFFHYIKFPDADTMRQIVAVHFPTLKSELLTAAMQTFYDIRSIPGLKKKPSTSELIDWLKLLLAEDIPPEALQSADHKVAVPPLVGALLKNEQDVSLFEKLVFMNQRNR; this comes from the coding sequence ATGAAATTCCAAGGCACTGAGAACTACGTCGCCCCCCAAGACCTGATGCTGGCCGTCAACGCGGCCATTCAATTGCAGCGCCCCTTGCTGGTCAAGGGCGAGCCTGGCACCGGCAAAACCATGCTGGCCGAGGAAGTGGCCGATGCGCTGAAGCTGCCGCTGCTGCAGTGGCACATCAAGTCCACCACCAAGGCCCAGCAAGGCCTGTACGAGTACGACGCCGTCAGCCGCCTGCGCGATTCGCAGCTGGGTGATGAGAAGGTCAAGGACATCCAGAACTACATCGTCAAAGGTGTGCTGTGGCAGGCTTTCACGGCCGACCAGCCCGTAGCACTGCTGATTGATGAGATCGACAAAGCAGACATCGAATTCCCCAACGACTTGTTGCGTGAACTCGACCGCATGGAGTTCTACTGCTACGAGACGCGGGAGATGATCCGCGCCAAGCACCGCCCCGTGGTGTTCATCACCTCGAACAACGAAAAAGAACTGCCCGACGCCTTTTTGCGCCGTTGCTTTTTCCACTACATCAAGTTCCCCGACGCAGACACCATGCGCCAGATCGTGGCGGTGCATTTCCCCACGCTCAAGAGCGAGCTGCTGACGGCGGCCATGCAGACCTTCTACGACATCCGCAGCATCCCTGGCCTGAAGAAAAAGCCCTCCACCTCGGAGCTGATCGACTGGCTCAAGCTGCTGCTGGCCGAAGACATCCCGCCCGAAGCCCTGCAGTCCGCCGACCACAAGGTGGCCGTGCCGCCGCTGGTGGGTGCGCTGCTGAAGAACGAGCAGGACGTCAGCCTGTTCGAAAAGCTGGTCTTCATGAACCAGCGCAACCGCTGA
- a CDS encoding DUF1841 family protein, protein MFNPSQADVRRFFCSVRAKMKSESPMEAIETLASLWIAEHPEYFAELDDVDAAVARNYDAEPERTNPFLHLSMHLSISEQCSVDSPRGIRQAVELLAKKHDLHEAHHEVMECLGSMLWESQRSGRPPDGNAYVAAVQRRATRD, encoded by the coding sequence ATTTTCAACCCTTCGCAAGCGGACGTGCGACGCTTTTTCTGCAGCGTGCGCGCCAAGATGAAGAGCGAATCCCCCATGGAGGCCATCGAGACGCTGGCCAGCCTGTGGATTGCCGAACACCCCGAATATTTTGCCGAGCTGGATGACGTGGACGCCGCCGTGGCCCGCAACTACGACGCCGAGCCCGAGCGCACCAACCCGTTTCTTCACCTGTCCATGCACCTGTCCATCAGCGAGCAATGCAGCGTGGACTCGCCCCGCGGCATACGCCAGGCCGTGGAACTGCTGGCCAAGAAGCACGACCTGCACGAGGCCCACCACGAGGTCATGGAATGCCTGGGCTCCATGCTGTGGGAAAGCCAGCGCAGCGGCCGACCGCCCGATGGCAATGCTTATGTGGCGGCGGTGCAGCGCCGGGCAACACGGGACTGA
- a CDS encoding GNAT family N-acetyltransferase — translation MDSPAFVTPVTLEAHGVRLVPLELQHEAGLREAAADGQLWNIRVTSVPEPEQTRSYIETALQGRADGHRFAFVVLDAASGEVLGSTSYHDILPAVKRVEIGFTWYAKRCQRTHVNTTAKLLMMGHAFDTLGCHVVGWRTDNFNFASQRAIERLGAKKDGVIRGNAMRRDGSIRDTVMYSLRAGEWPESRIQLLDKLKQHMRME, via the coding sequence ATGGACAGCCCTGCCTTTGTCACCCCGGTCACACTCGAAGCCCATGGCGTGCGCCTGGTCCCCCTGGAACTGCAGCATGAAGCAGGCCTGCGCGAAGCCGCTGCCGACGGGCAGCTGTGGAATATCCGCGTCACCTCGGTGCCCGAGCCCGAGCAGACCCGCAGCTATATCGAAACCGCGTTGCAGGGCCGCGCTGATGGCCACCGCTTCGCGTTTGTGGTGCTCGATGCGGCCAGCGGCGAGGTGCTGGGCAGCACCAGCTACCACGACATCCTGCCGGCCGTGAAGCGCGTGGAGATCGGCTTCACCTGGTATGCCAAGCGCTGCCAGCGCACCCATGTGAACACCACCGCCAAATTGCTGATGATGGGCCACGCCTTCGACACCCTGGGCTGCCATGTGGTGGGCTGGCGCACCGACAACTTCAACTTTGCCAGCCAGCGCGCCATCGAACGCCTGGGCGCCAAGAAGGACGGCGTGATCCGCGGCAATGCCATGCGCCGCGACGGCAGCATCCGCGACACCGTGATGTACAGCCTGCGTGCCGGCGAATGGCCCGAGAGCCGCATCCAGCTGCTAGACAAATTGAAGCAGCACATGCGCATGGAATAA
- a CDS encoding cytochrome c yields MKQYLSIWGALLVASVTPAALAQEIKADAQAGAGKVAMCIGCHGIQGYQASFPEVYKVPKISGQNAPYIASALQAYKKGERRHPTMRGIADSLSDQDIADVAAYYANQAEQGGQAGQGSAVTAKAHDPSPDVAALIAKGACFSCHGEGFAKPLDPSYPKVAGQYADYLFSALKAYQHEGSGKLVGRNNPVMAGMAKQFTTAELKQLAGYIGSLPGPLQTIPEQRFR; encoded by the coding sequence ATGAAACAATATCTGTCCATATGGGGTGCCCTGCTTGTCGCTTCTGTGACCCCGGCTGCCCTGGCCCAGGAAATCAAGGCGGACGCCCAGGCGGGCGCTGGCAAGGTGGCCATGTGCATAGGCTGTCACGGCATTCAGGGTTACCAGGCCAGTTTCCCTGAGGTCTATAAGGTGCCCAAAATCTCCGGGCAGAACGCACCCTATATCGCCTCTGCCCTGCAGGCCTATAAAAAAGGCGAGCGCCGCCACCCCACCATGCGCGGCATTGCCGACTCACTCAGCGACCAGGATATTGCCGATGTGGCGGCCTATTACGCCAACCAGGCGGAGCAGGGCGGTCAGGCCGGCCAGGGGAGTGCCGTCACCGCCAAGGCGCATGACCCTTCGCCGGATGTAGCGGCCTTGATTGCCAAGGGCGCTTGCTTTTCCTGCCACGGAGAGGGCTTTGCCAAGCCGCTGGACCCCAGCTACCCCAAGGTGGCCGGGCAGTACGCGGACTACCTGTTCTCCGCCCTCAAGGCCTACCAGCATGAAGGCAGTGGCAAGCTGGTGGGGCGCAACAACCCGGTGATGGCGGGCATGGCCAAGCAGTTCACCACGGCCGAGCTCAAGCAGTTGGCCGGTTATATAGGCTCCCTCCCCGGCCCCCTCCAAACCATTCCCGAGCAACGTTTTCGTTGA